One window of Papaver somniferum cultivar HN1 chromosome 9, ASM357369v1, whole genome shotgun sequence genomic DNA carries:
- the LOC113312899 gene encoding phototropin-1-like isoform X1: MNAEMDPFESQSAGKQSYRRDSRDSLEVFNPSSTPPSKTTTSAAPTSRPNPALQNWGATQGTNNNPVPGKDAADSKNQLSKSSSTKTDESTSWMALKNPTPPQLTLPPLIEKTISSTKKTVPDSDHSQKNTEKDVPLSKETGAAAQRAAEWGLVLKTDDETGKPQGVGVRTSGGERLPSSRKNSTNSEDSDGGVGRGMPRVSEDLKDALSTFQQTFVVSDATKPDYPILYASAGFFKMTGYTSREVIGRNCRFMQGAGTDPQDVMKIREALEAGNTYCGRLMNYKKDGSPFWNLLTIAPIKDDDGKVLKFIGMQVEVSKHTEGAKEKTVRPNGLPESLIKYDARQRESATSSVTELVLAVKDPRALSESTNRPFRKSEGGGIGANGRPRSSEALNPPGRRNSENVAPHRRNSHGNMRNSMQRISEIPEKKPRKSGLRSFMGFKGKGHSNAEENGNMAFALEEEDDSEDDADYDGRPESMDDKVRKKEMRKGIDLATTLERIEKNFVITDPRLPDNPIIFASDSFLELTEYSREEILGRNCRFLQGPETDMATVKKIRNAIDTQTDVTVQLINYTKTGKKFWNLFHLQPMRDQKGEVQYFIGVQLDGSEHVEPLANCIPESTAKESAKVVKETAENVDEAVRELPDANMKPEDLWMNHSKIVLPKPHRRESSSWKAIRKILETGESIGLHHFRPVKPLGSGDTGSVHLVELIGTGEYFAMKAMDKGIMLNRNKVHRACAEREILDLLDHPFLPALYASFQTKTHICLITDYCPGGELFLLLDRQPTKVLKEDAVRFYATEVVIALEYLHCQGIIYRDLKPENILLQGNGHVALTDFDLSCLTSCKPELLIRSNNDKKKQNKGQLPPIFMAEPIRASNSFVGTEEYIAPEIITGAGHTSAVDWWALGILLYEMLYGYTPFRGKTRQKTFANILHKDLKFPSSIPVSFHAKQLMYRLLHRDPKNRLGSREGANEIKNHPFFRDANWALVRCTNPPDLDTPTPITTTEDAEKEIKVVDPQLLDLQTNIF, from the exons ATGAATGCAGAGATGGATCCATTTGAGAGTCAATCGGCCGGAAAACAATCTTACCGCAGGGACTCTCGCGACTCGCTGGAAGTCTTCAATCCATCTAGCACTCCCCCTTCCAAAACGACTACCAGCGCTGCACCGACGTCCCGTCCAAATCCGGCCTTGCAAAATTGGGGAGCAACACAGGGTACTAATAATAATCCTGTACCTGGCAAGGATGCAGCGGATAGTAAGAATCAATTGTCAAAATCAAGCAGTACTAAAACAGATGAAAGTACTTCTTGGATGGCTCTCAAAAATCCAACACCACCGCAGCTGACATTACCACCGCTAATCGAAAAAACCATATCTTCCACCAAAAAAACAGTTCCAGATAGTGATCACAGTCAGAAAAACACAGAAAAAGATGTTCCTTTGAGCAAGGAAACTGGTGCAGCTGCACAAAGAGCAGCAGAATGGGGATTAGTATTAAAAACTGACGATGAGACGGGTAAACCACAAGGTGTTGGAGTCAGAACTTCAGGTGGAGAAAGACTACCATCGTCCAGGAAAAACTCTACGAATTCCGAGGATTCCGACGGAGGTGTCGGGAGAGGAATGCCAAGAGTTTCTGAGGATCTAAAAGATGCTTTATCAACTTTTCAACAGACGTTTGTGGTTTCTGATGCCACCAAACCTGATTATCCTATACTGTATGCAAGTGCTGGTTTCTTTAAGATGACCGGGTATACCTCCAGAGAAGTCATTGGCAGAAACTG TCGATTTATGCAAGGCGCAGGAACGGATCCACAGGATGTAATGAAGATAAGAGAGGCACTAGAAGCTGGAAACACTTACTGTGGAAGATTGATGAATTACAAGAAGGATGGATCCCCATTTTGGAATCTACTTACAATTGCTCCTATCAAAGACGACGATGGCAAAGTTCTCAAGTTCATTGG AATGCAAGTGGAAGTCAGCAAACACACTGAAGGAGCGAAAGAGAAGACGGTTCGACCCAATGGATTGCCTGAATCATTGATCAAATATGACG CTAGACAGCGGGAATCAGCAACAAGTTCAGTGACAGAATTAGTACTAGCTGTTAAAGACCCACGCGCACTTTCTGAATCAACAAACAGACCATTCAGGAAATCAGAAGGCGGTGGTATTGGTGCAAATGGACGACCTAGATCATCAGAAGCTCTCAATCCTCCAGGAAGAAGAAACTCTGAAAATGTAGCACCTCATAGACGTAATTCACATGGCAATATGCGAAATTCAATGCAACGAATAAGTGAAATTCCTGAAAAGAAGCCAAGAAAGTCCGGATTACGTTCTTTCATGGG GTTCAAGGGAAAAGGACACTCAAATGCCGAAGAAAATGGGAATATGGCATTTGCATTGGAGGAAGAGGATGATAGTGAAGATGATGCTGATTACGATGGAAGACCTGAGAGTATGGATGATAAAGTGAGAAAGAAGGAAATGAGGAAGGGTATTGATCTCGCGACAACACTTGAACGTATAGAGAAAAACTTCGTCATCACTGATCCTAGATTGCCCGATAATCCCATT ATTTTCGCTTCAGACAGTTTCTTAGAGCTCACTGAGTATAGCCGTGAAGAAATCTTGGGCAGAAACTGCAG GTTTCTTCAAGGTCCTGAAACTGATATGGCGACAGTCAAAAAGATCAGAAATGCTATTGATACCCAAACAGATGTTACTGTACAGCTTATCAACTACACCAAAACTG GGAAAAAGTTTTGGAATTTGTTTCATTTGCAGCCTATGAGAGACCAAAAGGGAGAAGTGCAGTATTTTATTGGAGTCCAACTTGATGGGAGTGAACATGTTGAGCCACTTGCCAATTGTATCCCAGAGTCTACCGCAAAGGAAAGTGCAAAAGTG GTGAAAGAAACAGCAGAAAATGTTGATGAAGCTGTGCGAGAACTCCCGGATGCTAACATG AAACCGGAGGATCTATGGATGAATCATTCGAAGATTGTTCTGCCGAAGCCTCACAGGAGAGAGAGCTCATCATGGAAAGCTATTCGAAAG ATTCTGGAGACTGGAGAATCAATTGGCTTACATCATTTTAGGCCGGTAAAACCATTGGGCTCTGGTGACACCGGAAG TGTTCATTTGGTGGAATTGATTGGAACTGGAGAATACTTTGCGATGAAGGCTATGGATAAGGGTATTATGCTCAACCGTAACAAG GTGCATAGGGCTTGTGCAGAAAGAGAAATTCTCGATTTGCTGGACCACCCTTTTCTTCCTGCATTATACGCCTCTTTTCAG ACTAAAACACATATTTGTCTGATAACTGATTACTGCCCTGGCGGTGAGCTTTTCCTACTTTTAGACAGACAACCAACGAAGGTCCTTAAGGAAGATGCAGTAAG ATTCTACGCTACGGAAGTAGTTATTGCTTTGGAATACCTTCACTGCCAAG GTATCATATACAGGGATTTGAAACCGGAAAATATCTTACTCCAGGGCAATGGACATGTAGCATTAACGGATTTTGATCTCTCGTGTTTGACTTCTTGCAAGCCAGAG CTTTTGATTCGAAGTAACAATGATAAGAAAAAGCAAAACAAAGGACAATTGCCTCCAATCTTTATGGCTGAACCGATACGAGCTTCGAATTCTTTTGTTGGCACCGAGGAATACATAGCACCG gAAATTATCACTGGAGCTGGTCATACAAGTGCAGTTGATTGGTGGGCTCTAG GCATTCTTCTATATGAAATGCTCTATGGATATACACCATTCAGAGGAAAGACGAGGCAAAAGACATTTGCTAACATTCTTCACAAGGATCTTAAATTCCCATCAAGCATTCCG GTAAGTTTCCACGCAAAGCAGTTAATGTATCGCTTATTGCATAGAGATCCCAAGAATAGATTGGGTTCGCGTGAAGGTGCAAACGAAATCAAGAACCATCCATTTTTCCGTGATGCCAATTGGGCTCTTGTCCGTTGCACG AACCCACCTGATCTCGATACTCCCACACCAATCACGACAACCgaagatgctgaaaaggaaatcaaagttGTTGATCCTCAACTTTTGGATTTGCAAACAAATATCTTTTAG
- the LOC113312899 gene encoding phototropin-1-like isoform X2: MDPFESQSAGKQSYRRDSRDSLEVFNPSSTPPSKTTTSAAPTSRPNPALQNWGATQGTNNNPVPGKDAADSKNQLSKSSSTKTDESTSWMALKNPTPPQLTLPPLIEKTISSTKKTVPDSDHSQKNTEKDVPLSKETGAAAQRAAEWGLVLKTDDETGKPQGVGVRTSGGERLPSSRKNSTNSEDSDGGVGRGMPRVSEDLKDALSTFQQTFVVSDATKPDYPILYASAGFFKMTGYTSREVIGRNCRFMQGAGTDPQDVMKIREALEAGNTYCGRLMNYKKDGSPFWNLLTIAPIKDDDGKVLKFIGMQVEVSKHTEGAKEKTVRPNGLPESLIKYDARQRESATSSVTELVLAVKDPRALSESTNRPFRKSEGGGIGANGRPRSSEALNPPGRRNSENVAPHRRNSHGNMRNSMQRISEIPEKKPRKSGLRSFMGFKGKGHSNAEENGNMAFALEEEDDSEDDADYDGRPESMDDKVRKKEMRKGIDLATTLERIEKNFVITDPRLPDNPIIFASDSFLELTEYSREEILGRNCRFLQGPETDMATVKKIRNAIDTQTDVTVQLINYTKTGKKFWNLFHLQPMRDQKGEVQYFIGVQLDGSEHVEPLANCIPESTAKESAKVVKETAENVDEAVRELPDANMKPEDLWMNHSKIVLPKPHRRESSSWKAIRKILETGESIGLHHFRPVKPLGSGDTGSVHLVELIGTGEYFAMKAMDKGIMLNRNKVHRACAEREILDLLDHPFLPALYASFQTKTHICLITDYCPGGELFLLLDRQPTKVLKEDAVRFYATEVVIALEYLHCQGIIYRDLKPENILLQGNGHVALTDFDLSCLTSCKPELLIRSNNDKKKQNKGQLPPIFMAEPIRASNSFVGTEEYIAPEIITGAGHTSAVDWWALGILLYEMLYGYTPFRGKTRQKTFANILHKDLKFPSSIPVSFHAKQLMYRLLHRDPKNRLGSREGANEIKNHPFFRDANWALVRCTNPPDLDTPTPITTTEDAEKEIKVVDPQLLDLQTNIF, from the exons ATGGATCCATTTGAGAGTCAATCGGCCGGAAAACAATCTTACCGCAGGGACTCTCGCGACTCGCTGGAAGTCTTCAATCCATCTAGCACTCCCCCTTCCAAAACGACTACCAGCGCTGCACCGACGTCCCGTCCAAATCCGGCCTTGCAAAATTGGGGAGCAACACAGGGTACTAATAATAATCCTGTACCTGGCAAGGATGCAGCGGATAGTAAGAATCAATTGTCAAAATCAAGCAGTACTAAAACAGATGAAAGTACTTCTTGGATGGCTCTCAAAAATCCAACACCACCGCAGCTGACATTACCACCGCTAATCGAAAAAACCATATCTTCCACCAAAAAAACAGTTCCAGATAGTGATCACAGTCAGAAAAACACAGAAAAAGATGTTCCTTTGAGCAAGGAAACTGGTGCAGCTGCACAAAGAGCAGCAGAATGGGGATTAGTATTAAAAACTGACGATGAGACGGGTAAACCACAAGGTGTTGGAGTCAGAACTTCAGGTGGAGAAAGACTACCATCGTCCAGGAAAAACTCTACGAATTCCGAGGATTCCGACGGAGGTGTCGGGAGAGGAATGCCAAGAGTTTCTGAGGATCTAAAAGATGCTTTATCAACTTTTCAACAGACGTTTGTGGTTTCTGATGCCACCAAACCTGATTATCCTATACTGTATGCAAGTGCTGGTTTCTTTAAGATGACCGGGTATACCTCCAGAGAAGTCATTGGCAGAAACTG TCGATTTATGCAAGGCGCAGGAACGGATCCACAGGATGTAATGAAGATAAGAGAGGCACTAGAAGCTGGAAACACTTACTGTGGAAGATTGATGAATTACAAGAAGGATGGATCCCCATTTTGGAATCTACTTACAATTGCTCCTATCAAAGACGACGATGGCAAAGTTCTCAAGTTCATTGG AATGCAAGTGGAAGTCAGCAAACACACTGAAGGAGCGAAAGAGAAGACGGTTCGACCCAATGGATTGCCTGAATCATTGATCAAATATGACG CTAGACAGCGGGAATCAGCAACAAGTTCAGTGACAGAATTAGTACTAGCTGTTAAAGACCCACGCGCACTTTCTGAATCAACAAACAGACCATTCAGGAAATCAGAAGGCGGTGGTATTGGTGCAAATGGACGACCTAGATCATCAGAAGCTCTCAATCCTCCAGGAAGAAGAAACTCTGAAAATGTAGCACCTCATAGACGTAATTCACATGGCAATATGCGAAATTCAATGCAACGAATAAGTGAAATTCCTGAAAAGAAGCCAAGAAAGTCCGGATTACGTTCTTTCATGGG GTTCAAGGGAAAAGGACACTCAAATGCCGAAGAAAATGGGAATATGGCATTTGCATTGGAGGAAGAGGATGATAGTGAAGATGATGCTGATTACGATGGAAGACCTGAGAGTATGGATGATAAAGTGAGAAAGAAGGAAATGAGGAAGGGTATTGATCTCGCGACAACACTTGAACGTATAGAGAAAAACTTCGTCATCACTGATCCTAGATTGCCCGATAATCCCATT ATTTTCGCTTCAGACAGTTTCTTAGAGCTCACTGAGTATAGCCGTGAAGAAATCTTGGGCAGAAACTGCAG GTTTCTTCAAGGTCCTGAAACTGATATGGCGACAGTCAAAAAGATCAGAAATGCTATTGATACCCAAACAGATGTTACTGTACAGCTTATCAACTACACCAAAACTG GGAAAAAGTTTTGGAATTTGTTTCATTTGCAGCCTATGAGAGACCAAAAGGGAGAAGTGCAGTATTTTATTGGAGTCCAACTTGATGGGAGTGAACATGTTGAGCCACTTGCCAATTGTATCCCAGAGTCTACCGCAAAGGAAAGTGCAAAAGTG GTGAAAGAAACAGCAGAAAATGTTGATGAAGCTGTGCGAGAACTCCCGGATGCTAACATG AAACCGGAGGATCTATGGATGAATCATTCGAAGATTGTTCTGCCGAAGCCTCACAGGAGAGAGAGCTCATCATGGAAAGCTATTCGAAAG ATTCTGGAGACTGGAGAATCAATTGGCTTACATCATTTTAGGCCGGTAAAACCATTGGGCTCTGGTGACACCGGAAG TGTTCATTTGGTGGAATTGATTGGAACTGGAGAATACTTTGCGATGAAGGCTATGGATAAGGGTATTATGCTCAACCGTAACAAG GTGCATAGGGCTTGTGCAGAAAGAGAAATTCTCGATTTGCTGGACCACCCTTTTCTTCCTGCATTATACGCCTCTTTTCAG ACTAAAACACATATTTGTCTGATAACTGATTACTGCCCTGGCGGTGAGCTTTTCCTACTTTTAGACAGACAACCAACGAAGGTCCTTAAGGAAGATGCAGTAAG ATTCTACGCTACGGAAGTAGTTATTGCTTTGGAATACCTTCACTGCCAAG GTATCATATACAGGGATTTGAAACCGGAAAATATCTTACTCCAGGGCAATGGACATGTAGCATTAACGGATTTTGATCTCTCGTGTTTGACTTCTTGCAAGCCAGAG CTTTTGATTCGAAGTAACAATGATAAGAAAAAGCAAAACAAAGGACAATTGCCTCCAATCTTTATGGCTGAACCGATACGAGCTTCGAATTCTTTTGTTGGCACCGAGGAATACATAGCACCG gAAATTATCACTGGAGCTGGTCATACAAGTGCAGTTGATTGGTGGGCTCTAG GCATTCTTCTATATGAAATGCTCTATGGATATACACCATTCAGAGGAAAGACGAGGCAAAAGACATTTGCTAACATTCTTCACAAGGATCTTAAATTCCCATCAAGCATTCCG GTAAGTTTCCACGCAAAGCAGTTAATGTATCGCTTATTGCATAGAGATCCCAAGAATAGATTGGGTTCGCGTGAAGGTGCAAACGAAATCAAGAACCATCCATTTTTCCGTGATGCCAATTGGGCTCTTGTCCGTTGCACG AACCCACCTGATCTCGATACTCCCACACCAATCACGACAACCgaagatgctgaaaaggaaatcaaagttGTTGATCCTCAACTTTTGGATTTGCAAACAAATATCTTTTAG